Proteins from a single region of Sebastes umbrosus isolate fSebUmb1 chromosome 8, fSebUmb1.pri, whole genome shotgun sequence:
- the nono gene encoding non-POU domain-containing octamer-binding protein, with translation MQGNRGPQHNHGSNRPGDMKKPGGGSNTNGQQPEQSGKTRPNEALTLDLQSFRKPGEKTFTQRSRLFVGNLPTGITEEDLEKLFDKYGKANEIFINKERGFGFIRLETRIIAEIARAELDDAPFRGRPIRVRFATHGAALAVKNLPDFVSNELLEEAFAVFGQIERSVVIVDDRGRPTGKGIVEYTSKPAARKALDKCSDGAYLLTAFPRPITVEPMDQLDEEEGLSEKIINKNQQYHKEREQPPRFAQPGSFEYEYAMRWKALMEMEKQQYEMVDRNMKEAQEKLEAEMEAARHEHQVMLMRQDLLRRQEELRRMEELHSQEVQKRKQAELRQEEEHRRREEEMRMRNEEMLKRQQEGFRGNFAENREQDMRMHMAGHGMNRNLLGGNSGPAGTPGMAAENAPMMQGQGNNNMQGGGQGGFPRGLPGVGDYGPNKQRRF, from the coding sequence ATGCAAGGAAACCGCGGCCCGCAGCACAACCACGGCTCCAACCGGCCCGGAGACATGAAGAAGCCCGGAGGAGGAAGCAACACGAACGGCCAGCAGCCGGAGCAGAGCGGCAAGACCCGACCCAACGAGGCCCTGACTCTGGACCTGCAGAGCTTCAGGAAGCCAGGGGAGAAGACCTTCACCCAGCGGAGCAGGCTGTTCGTAGGAAACCTGCCCACCGGGATCACAGAGGAGGATCTGGAGAAGCTGTTCGACAAGTACGGCAAGGCCAACGAGATCTTCATCAACAAGGAGAGAGGCTTCGGCTTCATCCGGCTGGAGACACGAATCATAGCCGAGATCGCCCGAGCAGAGCTGGATGATGCTCCCTTCAGAGGCAGGCCCATTAGGGTGAGGTTTGCCACACATGGTGCTGCTCTAGCTGTGAAGAACCTGCCAGATTTTGTGTCCaatgagctgctggaggaggccTTTGCTGTGTTTGGTCAGATAGAGAGATCTGTGGTGATAGTGGATGATAGAGGGAGGCCAACTGGGAAGGGGATTGTGGAGTACACCTCAAAGCCAGCTGCAAGGAAGGCTTTGGATAAATGCAGTGATGGTGCTTATCTCCTCACAGCTTTTCCTAGACCCATCACAGTGGAGCCCATGGATCAGCTGGACGAAGAGGAAGGACTGTCAGAGAAGATCATCAACAAGAACCAGCAGTACCACAAGGAGCGTGAGCAGCCGCCACGGTTCGCTCAGCCGGGCTCCTTCGAGTACGAGTACGCCATGCGTTGGAAGGCCCTGATGGAAATGGAGAAGCAGCAGTACGAGATGGTGGACCGCAACATGAAGGAGgctcaggagaagctggaggccGAGATGGAGGCGGCCAGGCACGAGCATCAGGTGATGCTGATGAGACAGGATCTGCTGAGGCGGCAGGAGGAGCTGCGGAGGATGGAGGAGCTTCACAGCCAGGAGGTGCAGAAGAGGAAACAGGCCGAGCTCAGGCAGGAGGAGGAACaccggaggagagaggaggagatgaggatgCGCAATGAGGAGATGCTGAAGAGGCAGCAGGAGGGCTTCAGAGGCAACTTCGCTGAAAACAGGGAGCAAGACATGAGGATGCATATGGCAGGTCACGGGATGAACAGAAACTTGCTGGGTGGCAACTCTGGTCCTGCTGGTACTCCTGGCATGGCTGCTGAGAATGCTCCAATGATGCAAGGGCaaggaaacaacaacatgcaaGGAGGAGGCCAGGGTGGCTTCCCAAGAGGCCTCCCTGGGGTCGGGGACTATGGACCAAACAAGCAGCGCAGATTTTGA
- the npc1l1 gene encoding NPC1-like intracellular cholesterol transporter 1 encodes MVRLAALITFLACMVLSEAQHEPGYCTFYEECGRNPSVETPLLPPLVPCLNYSPARALTGEHYKKLQQVCPMLDRGEGNTFACCSLKQLKSLDLSLSLSKAVLIRCPSCSDNFGHLHCINTCSPNQSQTVKVTKVMNITNIITNKTREAVVAYQAFLSTTFSDASFQSCKNVRIPATGGFAIATMCGRYGAKLCNPQRWYDFQGNSGNGLAPLDIDFRLIKKGDTEGLPKGVIPYSGRALMCNETTPSGGQVCSCQDCQESCPRVPPPQLPPGPFRLLGTDGFLVISVILLCLLLFAFLFYLFVSYLVRSQKREDVEKRKRMGKGKDQNSNDVTQRVVDPSEVTCVDRNSMAAQAFLSKEFRHWGTFMATYPLTVLLLSAVVVAVFSAGLKDIELTTDPVELWSAPNSRARQEKDFHDSHFDPFFRTNQLILTAPGRKSHIYDSSVFGPQNFSGIISKDLVIELLELQTRIQNIEFWSEDLNRTASLKDVCFAPLNPSDPSLTDCAVNSLPQYFQNSLENINAMLNTTNLEVVDWRDHLIYCLNSPLSFQDITGLRMSCMADYGGPVFSFLAVGGYQNDDFTNAEALIMTFSLNNYARSNPKFKVALQWETEFLKIVQDYQKNPAAKFTFAYMAERSLEDEINRTTAEDIPIFMISYAVIFLYIAVALGEYSSWKRILVDSKFLVGLGGILVVGCSVLASMGLYSWIGIPSSLVILQVVPFLVLAVGADNIFIFVLEYQRDVRRPGEKREEHIGRVLGNVAPSMLLCSLSESICFFLGALSTMPAVKSFALYAALAVLMDFILQMTAFVALLSLDARRQDNNRCELLCCVTVSTQPPDKPNEGFLLPLMRKYYAPVLLNRYTRIIVMVVFIFMLCASLFFMFNVTVGLDQELAMPRGSYMLDYFQYLYKYFEVGVPVYFVTKGGFNFNTVAGMNATCSSVGCDQFSLTQKIQYATNHPELSYLAIPANSWVDDFIDWLNPGSRCCRLYAFGPNAGKFCPASESGFLCPRKCMAIPADGVLRPTVEQFNRFLPDFLGNRPDLQCPKGGLGAYDKAVVKDNSGEIIATRFMAYHTPLSNSQEFTAALQMARELAHNITMGMREIPGTSPDFEVFPYTVTNVFYEQYLTIVPEGLFNISLCLLPTFVVCCLLLGLDLRSGLLNLITIIMITVDTVGIMTLWGIDYNAVALINLVTAVGISVEFVSHMTRSFALSTKPTHIERAKEATANMGSAVFAGVAMTNLPGILVLAFAKAQLIQIFFFRLNLVITLLGMAHGLIFLPVLLSYFGPGVNKAVLLQLQQDKAKELELRNNIRQVYDNMSFDCYDIRQDTDTDSNSAKDPTDASGPSHIIEKQQEEKEERIDRF; translated from the exons ATGGTCCGCCTCGCAGCCCTGATCACTTTTCTGGCTTGTATG GTGCTGTCAGAGGCCCAACATGAGCCGGGCTACTGCACTTTCTATGAGGAGTGTGGTCGTAACCCCTCGGTAGAAacacctctcctccctcctttggTCCCCTGTTTGAACTACAGCCCTGCCAGAGCCCTCACAGGGGAACATTACAAGAAACTCCAACAG GTGTGTCCCATGTTGGACCGTGGAGAGGGCAACACGTTCGCCTGCTGCTCCTTAAAACAGCTGAAATCCCTGGATTTGAGTCTGAGCCTGTCCAAGGCGGTGCTGATCCGCTGCCCCTCCTGCTCTGACAACTTTGGCCACCTGCATTGCATCAACACCTGCAGCCCCAACCAGAGCCAGACAGTAAAAGTCACAAAGGTCATGAACATCACCAACATCATTACGAACAAGACAAGGGAGGCCGTGGTAGCTTACCAGGCATTCCTCAGCACCACCTTCTCAGACGCCTCCTTCCAGTCATGCAAAAATGTCAGGATCCCCGCCACTGGAGGCTTCGCCATTGCCACCATGTGCGGTCGCTATGGCGCCAAGCTGTGCAACCCTCAACGCTGGTACGACTTCCAGGGAAACTCCGGTAACGGCCTGGCACCACTGGACATCGACTTCCGCCTGATAAAAAAGGGAGACACTGAGGGACTACCCAAGGGTGTGATTCCGTACAGTGGACGTGCTCTGATGTGTAACGAGACCACACCATCCGGAGGTCAGGTCTGCTCCTGCCAGGACTGCCAAGAGTCGTGCCCGAGGGTGCCGCCTCCCCAACTGCCCCCCGGTCCCTTCAGACTATTGGGGACAGACGGCTTTCTCGTGATATCCGTCATCTTACTCTGTCTACTGTTATTTGCCTTCCTTTTCTACCTCTTCGTGTCTTACTTGGTGAGGTCTCAGAAAAGAGAGGATGTAGAGAAAAGGAAGAGAATGGGGAAAGGCAAAGACCAGAACAGTAATGATGTGACTCAGCGGGTTGTTGATCCGTCAGAGGTGACGTGCGTCGACAGGAACAGCATGGCTGCTCAAGCTTTCCTAAGCAAGGAGTTTCGACATTGGGGAACCTTCATGGCCACTTATCCTCTCACG GTGCTCCTGTTGTCGGCTGTAGTCGTGGCTGTTTTCTCTGCTGGCCTCAAGGACATTGAGCTCACTACAGACCCAGTCGAGCTGTGGTCTGCTCCCAACAGCCGCGCCCGCCAGGAGAAAGACTTCCACGACTCACACTTCGACCCCTTCTTCAGGACGAACCAGCTGATCTTGACCGCACCGGGCAGAAAAAGCCACATTTACGACTCTTCAGTGTTTGGACCGCAGAACTTCAGCGGGATTATATCTAAAGATCTCGTCATTGAGCTCCTGGAGCTCCAGACACGAATCCAG AACATTGAGTTCTGGTCAGAGGATCTGAACCGCACAGCGAGCCTGAAGGATGTGTGTTTCGCACCGCTGAACCCATCCGACCCTTCCCTGACGGACTGTGCAGTCAACAGCTTGCCGCAGTACTTCCAGAACAGCCTGGAGAACATTAACGCTATGCTGAACACGACAAACCTGGAAGTGGTGGACTGGAGAGACCACTTGATCTACTGCCTCAA CTCTCCCCTGTCTTTTCAAGACATCACTGGTTTACGCATGAGCTGCATGGCTGATTACGGAGGTCCAGTCTTCTCCTTTCTGGCTGTGGGAGGCTACCAGA ATGATGACTTTACCAATGCTGAGGCTCTCATCATGACCTTCTCCCTCAACAACTACGCTCGCAGCAACCCCAAGTTCAAAGTGGCTTTGCAGTGGGAGACAGAGTTTCTTAAGATCGTCCAGGACTACCAGAAGAACCCGGCCGCTAAATTCACCTTTGCATACATGGCAGAG AGGTCCCTGGAAGATGAGATTAATCGGACAACAGCAGAGGACATCCCCATCTTCATGATCAGCTATGCTGTAATCTTTTTGTACATTGCTGTGGCACTGGGGGAGTACTCTTCATGGAAACGCATACTG GTGGACTCCAAGTTTCTGGTGGGTCTGGGTGGGATCCTGGTGGTCGGCTGCTCTGTCCTGGCCTCCATGGGCTTGTACTCCTGGATCGGCATCCCCTCCTCGCTGGTCATTCTGCAGGTCGTACCTTTCCTGGTGCTCGCTGTCGGAGCTGACAACATCTTCATCTTTGTTCTGGAGTACCAG AGAGATGTGCGGAGGcccggagagaagagagaggagcacATTGGTCGTGTCCTTGGAAACGTAGCTCCCAGCATGCTCCTGTGCAGTCTCTCTGAGTCTATCTGCTTCTTTCTAG GTGCCCTGTCCACCATGCCAGCAGTGAAGTCCTTTGCTCTGTACGCTGCTCTAGCCGTGCTCATGGACTTCATCCTCCAGATGACAGCCTTCGTGGCGCTGCTGTCCCTGGATGCCCGGCGCCAAGACAACAACCGCTGTGAACTGCTCTGCTGCGTTACAGTGTCGACTCAGCCTCCCGACAAGCCAAACGAGGGCTTCCTGCTGCCCCTCATGAGGAAATACTACGCCCCTGTTCTATTGAACCGCTACACCAGGATCATAGTG ATGGTGGTTTTCATCTTCATGCTCTGTGCATCCTTATTCTTCATGTTTAATGTGACCGTGGGTCTGGATCAGGAGCTGGCTATGCCTCGG GGCTCTTATATGCTGGACTATTTCCAGTACCTGTACAAATACTTTGAGGTTGGAGTCCCTGTTTATTTTGTAACAAAAGGGGGCTTCAACTTCAACACCGTGGCGGGCATGAATGCAACCTGCTCCAGCGTGGGCTGCGATCAGTTCTCGCTAACCCAGAAGATCCAGTACGCCACCAACCACCCTGAACT ATCCTACTTGGCTATTCCTGCTAACTCGTGGGTAGATGATTTCATTGACTGGCTGAACCCCGGATCCAGATGTTGCCGTCTGTACGCCTTCGGTCCAAACGCTGGAAAGTTCTGTCCTGCAAGCGAAT CTGGTTTCCTCTGCCCCCGGAAGTGTATGGCGATTCCTGCAGACGGCGTCCTCAGGCCCACTGTGGAACAATTCAACCGCTTCCTCCCTGACTTCCTGGGTAACAGGCCAGACCTGCAGTGCCCCAAAGG CGGTCTTGGAGCCTATGACAAAGCTGTGGTGAAAGATAACAGTGGAGAAATTATAG CCACTCGGTTCATGGCTTACCACACACCTTTAAGCAACTCTCAGGAGTTCACTGCTGCGCTGCAGATGGCCAGAGAGCTGGCCCACAACATCACAATGGGCATGAGGGAAATACCAGGCACCTCACCTGACTTTGAAGTATTTCCTTACAC ggTGACTAATGTATTTTATGAGCAGTACCTGACCATTGTGCCAGAGGGCCTCTTCAACATCTCCTTGTGTCTGCTGCCGACCTTCGTGGtgtgctgcctgctgctggGCTTGGATCTGCGCTCCGGTCTGCTCAACCTAATCACCATAATCATGATCACCGTGGACACTGTCGGCATCATGACGCTGTGGGGCATCGATTACAACGCGGTTGCCCTCATCAATCTGGTCACG GCGGTGGGCAtctctgtggagtttgtgtctCATATGACCAGATCCTTTGCACTCAGCACTAAGCCCACACATATAGAAAGAGCTAAGGAGGCTACGGCCAACATGGGCAGCGCG GTGTTTGCCGGCGTTGCTATGACCAACCTGCCAGGCATCCTTGTCCTGGCCTTTGCCAAAGCACAACTCATCCAGATCTTCTTCTTCCGATTAAACCTGGTCATTACGCTTTTGGGGATGGCTCATGGACTCATATTCCTCCCTGTGCTGCTCAGCTACTTTG GTCCTGGTGTGAATAAAgcagtgctgctgcagctccagcaggacAAAGCCaaggagctggagctgagaaACAACATCAGACAAGTGTATGACAACATGAGCTTTGATTGCTATGACATAAGAcaggacacagacacagactcaAACTCCGCAAAGGACCCAACAGACGCCAGCGGACCTTCACACATTATAGAGAAGcaacaggaggagaaagaggagagaataGACCGTTTCTGA